The Amphiura filiformis chromosome 12, Afil_fr2py, whole genome shotgun sequence genome includes a region encoding these proteins:
- the LOC140166103 gene encoding E3 ubiquitin-protein ligase RING2-like — protein sequence MSVTQSGNSQPNKTWELSLYELHRSPQEAITDDTEIAVSPRSLHSELMCPICLDMLKSTYTTKECLHRFCQDCIITALRSGNKECPTCRKKLVSKRSLRPDPNFDALISKIYPSRDEYEAHQERVLAKLTKHHNSQALSDSIQQGLQLQAMNRAQRVRKSNQFNRDGQFGDVDENGDAGSEHSGSQDHQGSQDHQGSQDHQGSQDHQDSQNHQGSQEHQGSQDHQGSQDHQGSQDNQGSQDQELLNNQDTMSNNSHDSTMRNGTESPLLNNCQNPPSPMSNSEPALPTLEAAHPELEPELDQEEPETELEHHHDPLASGDSVMARKKPRTSDDSDTDATETHADATEATSEVNSEVPDTASEIELVFKPHPTEETRDRPNAMRYLKTSTVATVDHLAKYLSLRISLDGRDPSSQNDSSVTLMQFNIFIPSSPGQFALLNGNWTLEQVNEKHWKVNRPLELFYLQRK from the exons ATGTCAGTTACACAG TCTGGAAATTCTCAGCCGAATAAAACGTGGG AACTTAGCCTCTATGAGCTTCATCGTTCCCCGCAAGAGGCCATTACCGATGACACAGAGATAGCAGTATCCCCTCGCAGTCTGCACAGCGAGCTCATGTGCCCGATATGTCTGGATATGCTCAAGAGTACCTACACAACTAAAGAATGTCTTCACAGGTTTTGTCAAGATTGTATTATAACAGCTCTAAGGAGTGG AAACAAAGAATGTCCAACTTGCCGTAAGAAATTGGTATCCAAACGATCATTACGTCCAGATCCTAACTTTGATGCGCTGATATCCAAGATATATCCCAGCAGAGATGAGTACGAAgcacaccag GAGAGAGTATTAGCCAAGCTTACCAAACACCACAACTCACAAGCTTTAAGTGATAGTATCCAACAAGGATTGCAACTACAGGCTATGAACAGAGCACAACGAGTG AGAAAATCCAACCAATTCAACCGAGATGGCCAATTCGGTGACGTTGACGAAAATGGTGATGCAGGTTCAGAGCACTCAGGCAGCCAGGATCATCAAGGCAGCCAAGATCATCAGGGCAGCCAAGATCATCAGGGCAGCCAGGATCATCAGGACAGCCAGAACCATCAGGGCAGCCAGGAGCATCAAGGCAGCCAGGATCATCAAGGCAGCCAGGATCATCAAGGCAGCCAGGATAATCAAGGCAGCCAGGATCAAGAACTCTTGAATAATCAAGATACAATGTCAAATAACAGCCATGATTCCACAATGAGAAACGGCACAGAATCCCCATTGTTAAATAACTGTCAGAACCCTCCTTCACCTATGAGCAACAGTGAACCTGCCCTACCCACCCTAGAAGCAGCCCACCCTGAGCTAGAGCCAGAACTGGATCAGGAGGAGCCAGAGACGGAGTTGGAGCACCATCATGATCCTTTGGCGTCTGGGGATAGTGTGATGGCTCGTAAGAAACCGAGAACGTCGGATGATTCTGATACGGATGCGACCGAAACTCATGCGGACGCAACAGAGGCGACGTCAGAAGTGAATTCCGAGGTCCCTGATACTGCAAGT GAAATAGAGTTAGTGTTCAAGCCCCACCCGACAGAAGAGACGAGAGATCGTCCCAACGCCATGCGGTATCTGAAAACATCCACAGTAGCGACAGTGGATCATTTAGCCAAATATCTCTCACTTAGAATCTCACTAGATGGAAGAG ATCCATCGAGTCAGAATGACAGCTCAGTCACTTTAATGCAATTCAACATATTCATTCCTTCCTCGCCAGGCCAGTTTGCG CTGTTAAATGGCAACTGGACACTAGAGCAGGTTAACGAGAAACACTGGAAGGTGAACAGGCCACTGGAATTGTTCTACTTGCAGAGGAAATAA